A genomic segment from Anopheles maculipalpis chromosome X, idAnoMacuDA_375_x, whole genome shotgun sequence encodes:
- the LOC126562635 gene encoding nudC domain-containing protein 1, whose amino-acid sequence MPHIELVPDRKLLKTNFDGYILSLEPVPMLTVDFSATNCPHRLKPNEQQYSYYHARLFGMQNHLVRDPWATGVCYYIDVTGMVQRVYYDNTLGRIRPLVAVFKLPFPTVDLAPDDDRYNCSLVFPSEQLCLLSDGCGTVRVLETGDRTAGREWKQQSAIRPRECELAEGMLPGGSILLDGRFLVQDGKRLLHFVLLQVEHNAMEKSKSLLHWITLEQQSTGSTWTLTVSRTLESAGYPRYCVLDYHATGVLVACDEPFRFRHDSNKPILPPEPEPVSVDPTEKPAWERFPFRWTQTLDEISVTFDKHPTVLYRVVTESPGGESDLKVFANDVLLIDGTQLYATIDHEQTVWAMDRNILEITLHKQATGALWPFLFPGGPDETGAPGEPDNPSPATDLPPATNLNAPLEACDFEGEQDTYYTLERLSCANHEVTHTVSLGSGPPLFTVALRAGLPASFALRHDVDACLWQLQPVPFGSDSYRFQHEGTLHAFGYVQASKRQQKYLNCPPGMEYAAICESHRSLYIYKANYGGAGLRNRTGPQVAIGQYQFVSLKDTGEVLGISCEDDVLMLLTEKALLALQITSA is encoded by the coding sequence ATGCCACACATTGAGCTAGTACCCGATCGGAAGTTGTTGAAAACGAATTTCGATGGATACATCCTGTCGCTCGAGCCGGTTCCGATGCTTACGGTGGACTTTTCCGCCACAAACTGCCCCCACCGTTTAAAGCCGAACGAGCAGCAATATTCGTACTACCATGCACGGCTGTTCGGCATGCAGAATCATCTCGTCCGGGACCCGTGGGCAACCGGGGTTTGCTATTACATCGATGTAACCGGCATGGTACAGCGCGTGTATTACGACAATACGCTCGGTCGAATCCGTCCGCTGGTGGCGGTGTTTAAGCTACCGTTTCCAACCGTCGATCTGGCACCGGACGATGACCGATACAACTGTTCGCTCGTGTTTCCGTCTGAGCAGTTGTGCCTGCTCTCGGACGGATGTGGTACGGTGCGTGTGCTGGAAACCGGTGACCGAACAGCTGGCCGCGAGTGGAAGCAGCAGAGCGCAATCCGTCCGAGGGAGTGCGAACTGGCGGAAGGTATGCTACCCGGCGGTAGTATCCTGCTGGATGGGCGATTTCTTGTACAGGATGGGAAACGTTTGCTGCACTTCGTGCTGCTACAGGTCGAACATAACGCGATGGAAAAATCGAAATCTCTGCTGCATTGGATAACACTCGAACAACAGTCAACCGGTTCCACGTGGACTTTAACCGTTTCGCGAACACTGGAAAGTGCCGGTTATCCGAGGTACTGCGTGCTTGATTACCATGCAACGGGTGTATTGGTGGCGTGCGATGAACCATTTCGCTTTCGGCACGATTCCAACAAACCCATCCTtccaccggaaccggaaccggtAAGCGTTGATCCAACGGAAAAGCCTGCCTGGGAACGGTTTCCCTTCCGGTGGACACAAACGCTGGACGAAATTAGCGTGACGTTCGATAAGCATCCCACGGTACTGTATCGTGTTGTGACCGAATCGCCCGGTGGCGAAAGCGATCTCAAGgtgtttgccaacgatgtGCTCCTGATTGATGGGACGCAACTGTACGCAACGATCGATCACGAACAGACGGTTTGGGCAATGGATCGGAACATCCTGGAGATAACACTACACAAGCAGGCGACTGGTGCGTTATGGCCGTTCCTCTTTCCCGGCGGTCCGGATGAAACAGGTGCACCCGGTGAACCTGATAATCCATCGCCTGCAACCGATTTACCGCCCGCCACGAACCTAAACGCACCACTAGAGGCGTGTGATTTCGAGGGCGAACAGGACACCTACTACACACTGGAACGGTTGTCCTGCGCGAATCACGAAGTCACGCACACCGTATCACTTGGCAGTGGTCCACCACTGTTTACGGTAGCGTTACGTGCCGGGCTGCCAGCATCCTTTGCCCTCCGGCACGATGTCGATGCATGCCTTTGGCAGTTGCAGCCCGTTCCGTTTGGTTCGGACAGCTACCGGTTTCAGCACGAGGGCACACTGCACGCGTTCGGGTACGTGCAGGCATCCAAGCGTCAGCAGAAGTATCTAAACTGTCCTCCCGGCATGGAGTACGCAGCGATCTGTGAGTCGCACCGCAGCCTCTACATCTACAAAGCGAACTATGGCGGTGCTGGTTTGCGCAACCGTACCGGGCCGCAGGTTGCGATCGGGCAGTATCAGTTTGTGAGCCTCAAGGATACGGGCGAGGTGTTGGGCATTAGCTGTGAGGATGATGTGCTGATGTTGCTCACCGAGAAGGCACTTCTAGCGCTACAAATTACCAGCGCATAA
- the LOC126559509 gene encoding epimerase family protein SDR39U1, which yields MSHVVIGGGTGFIGRRLVKTLLAEGYEVTTVSRMPGPKHISWHELEKQGLPNGTTAVVNLAGQNVLDPTRRWTPGFKQNVWNSRINTTAACARAIERATVKPSVFVNISGVSHYAPGSQKHTELSKVADYDFMSRLCIEWERAATLSDNSICRTVRVRSGVVLGREGGMIQSLILPFWFGFGGPVGDGRHDLPWIHVEDLCGLIRFAIERPEVNGVLNGVAPELATNADFTKAFASALVRPAFFPMPIFALNLIFAEERAVLLTNGAKVVPQRVLEYGFQYRYPDLQSACKEVAHLF from the exons ATGTCACACGTAGTAATTG GTGGCGGTACCGGGTTCATTGGTCGCCGGTTGGTAAAAACCTTACTAGCGGAGGGCTACGAAGTGACGACGGTGTCGCGTATGCCCGGCCCGAAACACATCAGCTGGCACGAGCTGGAAAAGCAGGGCCTACCGAACGGGACGACGGCCGTAGTCAATCTTGCCGGACAAAATGTGCTCGATCCGACGCGCCGCTGGACACCCGGCTTTAAGCAAAACGTTTGGAACTCGCGCATCAACACCACAGCCGCCTGTGCCCGGGCAATCGAGCGGGCGACGGTAAAACCGTCCGTGTTTGTTAACATTAGCGGCGTCAGCCATTACGCGCCCGGCAGCCAGAAACACACGGAACTGTCGAAGGTGGCCGACTACGACTTCATGTCGCGGCTCTGTATCGAGTGGGAACGGGCCGCAACACTGTCGGACAACTCGATCTGCCGGACGGTACGTGTGCGcagcggtgttgtgcttggaCGGGAAGGTGGCATGATCCAGTCGCTAATACTGCCGTTCTGGTTTGGGTTCGGTGGTCCGGTTGGTGATGGGCGCCATGATTTGCCCTGGATACACGTGGAGGACCTGTGCGGATTGATACGCTTCGCGATCGAACGGCCGGAGGTGAACGGTGTGCTGAACGGCGTCGCACCGGAACTCGCTACCAATGCGGACTTTACGAAAGCGTTCGCTTCCGCCCTGGTACGGCCGGCCTTTTTCCCGATGCCAATATTCGCGCTAAATCTCATCTTTGCCGAGGAGCGAGCGGTGCTGCTAACGAACGGCGCAAAGGTGGTACCGCAACGGGTGCTCGAATACGGCTTTCAGTATCGATATCCCGATCTACAGTCAGCCTGCAAGGAGGTGGCACATCTGTTCTAA